The Diaphorobacter ruginosibacter genome contains a region encoding:
- a CDS encoding branched-chain amino acid ABC transporter permease, translated as MNTKKFAPIGYGLLLLGLIIAPFAGAYPVFIMKLLCFALFASAFNLLLGYTGLLSFGHAAFLGGAAYITGQSIKVWGVTPEIGLILGTISGALLGLVMGFFAIRRQGIYATMITLALAQMLFFACLQLPFTGGEDGLQGVPRGKLFGLIDLSSDMTMYYVCLVVVVLAFLVIVRTIHSPFGQVLKGIKENEPRAISLGYDTNRFKLLAFVISAAIAGLAGSLKTLVLGFATLSDVHWSASGHVVLMTLVGGLGTLSGPILGSAVVVMLENKIGDFGNFLAHLTGVEWFNTLGESVTIVTGLIFVVCVLAFRKGLMGELIAWLERRRTGGKAH; from the coding sequence ATGAATACGAAGAAATTTGCTCCGATCGGTTATGGCCTTCTTTTGCTCGGCCTGATCATTGCACCATTCGCCGGTGCCTACCCGGTGTTCATCATGAAGCTGCTGTGCTTTGCGCTGTTTGCTTCGGCCTTCAACCTGCTGCTGGGCTATACCGGCCTGCTGTCCTTCGGCCACGCCGCCTTCCTGGGCGGAGCGGCCTACATCACGGGCCAGTCCATCAAGGTCTGGGGCGTCACGCCCGAGATCGGCCTGATCCTGGGGACGATCTCCGGTGCGCTGCTGGGCCTGGTGATGGGCTTCTTTGCGATCCGCCGCCAGGGCATCTACGCAACGATGATCACGCTGGCGCTGGCCCAGATGCTGTTCTTCGCGTGCCTGCAGTTGCCATTCACGGGCGGTGAGGACGGCCTGCAGGGCGTGCCGCGCGGCAAGCTGTTCGGCCTGATCGACCTGAGCAGCGACATGACCATGTACTACGTCTGCCTGGTGGTGGTGGTGCTGGCCTTCCTGGTCATCGTGCGCACGATCCATTCACCCTTCGGCCAGGTGCTCAAGGGCATCAAGGAGAACGAGCCGCGCGCGATCTCGCTGGGCTACGACACCAACCGCTTCAAGCTGCTGGCCTTCGTGATCTCGGCAGCGATCGCCGGCCTTGCGGGCTCGCTCAAGACGCTGGTGCTGGGCTTTGCCACGCTCTCCGACGTGCACTGGAGCGCTTCTGGCCACGTCGTGCTGATGACGCTGGTGGGCGGCCTCGGAACGTTGTCGGGCCCTATCCTCGGTTCTGCCGTGGTGGTGATGCTGGAAAACAAGATCGGTGACTTCGGCAACTTCCTCGCCCACCTCACGGGCGTGGAGTGGTTCAACACGCTGGGCGAGTCGGTGACCATTGTCACCGGCCTGATCTTCGTGGTCTGCGTGCTAGCATTCCGCAAGGGCCTGATGGGCGAGCTCATCGCCTGGCTGGAGCGCCGCCGCACGGGCGGCAAGGCACACTGA
- a CDS encoding PAS domain-containing hybrid sensor histidine kinase/response regulator: protein MSVNEALEALIKDHQIITGRNLLGAYPDIHAQIRRCASEPCRSTYRHAPSSLLLELTPVRGAGGSVLAVQLIALADPAAEAQAKPLEKRFQRALEGFPLNAWMCTPKGDLFWINHTSNQFSHGRPVVNDVSNTYWISKFHPDDLAKASKVLAQAMVDGVARPFRYRIRDWEGHYHWHLAQYAPIRDESGEIMYWVGAGIRIQSFVESEENLIAQIEAQKADHLSDKRRLRNANNLLESAQKMELVSNLAGGVAHDLNNLLFIMGMNAELLFKNLKNPIYKEYADGIRVNIKKAARLSSQLMGFSGRKPQSVSAVEPGKLMDELRDLLDKAVGAEAFLTIRVEEDVAPVLVDRMYLENSLINLAINARDAIAGRGTLMLSVANERVQRKGLPTPWHPAAQEEHGSARAGGDYVVFRMHDEGMGMSEDVQARIFEPFFTTKGPNKGTGLGLPMVKNFVENSGGFLNVKSELGVGTTISMYLPRSELIAADEDRQPGTVIEVGGESLLIIDDDIGVRNALANALYDVGYQNITTAYNCEYAIEFLGNGLKADVIISDVRMPGRMTTSQFLAKLREMKNDVPVIFATGYSEDVVIEQGLVDGRHPVLFKPFTLEELFTQIRDAVQGRRRTEGSSPPGQ, encoded by the coding sequence ATGTCCGTGAACGAAGCCCTCGAAGCCCTCATCAAGGACCACCAGATCATCACGGGCCGCAACCTGCTCGGTGCCTATCCCGATATCCATGCGCAGATCAGGCGCTGCGCCAGCGAGCCCTGCAGGTCCACCTACCGCCATGCCCCCTCTTCCCTGCTGCTTGAACTGACCCCCGTGCGGGGCGCGGGTGGCTCCGTGCTGGCTGTCCAGTTGATCGCCCTGGCCGACCCTGCCGCTGAGGCGCAGGCCAAGCCGCTGGAGAAGCGGTTCCAGCGGGCGCTCGAAGGGTTTCCGCTGAATGCGTGGATGTGCACGCCCAAAGGGGACCTCTTCTGGATCAACCACACGTCCAACCAGTTCTCGCACGGCCGGCCCGTGGTGAACGATGTGTCGAACACGTACTGGATCTCCAAATTCCACCCCGATGACCTGGCCAAGGCCAGCAAGGTGCTCGCGCAGGCCATGGTCGATGGTGTGGCACGACCGTTCCGTTACCGCATACGCGACTGGGAGGGCCACTACCACTGGCATCTTGCGCAGTACGCGCCTATCCGCGACGAAAGCGGCGAGATCATGTACTGGGTGGGTGCGGGCATCCGGATCCAGTCGTTCGTCGAGTCCGAAGAAAACCTGATTGCCCAGATCGAGGCTCAGAAGGCCGACCACCTGAGCGACAAGCGGCGACTGCGCAATGCCAACAACCTGCTCGAGAGCGCGCAGAAGATGGAGCTGGTGTCCAACCTCGCAGGCGGCGTCGCGCATGACCTGAACAACCTGCTGTTCATCATGGGGATGAATGCCGAGCTGCTGTTCAAGAACCTCAAGAACCCGATCTACAAGGAGTATGCGGACGGGATCCGGGTCAACATCAAGAAGGCTGCGCGGCTGTCGTCCCAGCTCATGGGCTTCAGCGGCCGCAAGCCGCAGAGCGTGTCGGCGGTCGAGCCGGGCAAGCTCATGGACGAGCTTCGCGACCTGCTGGATAAAGCCGTCGGCGCCGAGGCCTTCCTCACCATCCGGGTCGAGGAGGACGTTGCCCCTGTGCTGGTGGACCGCATGTATCTGGAGAACTCACTGATCAACCTGGCCATCAATGCCCGCGATGCCATCGCCGGCCGCGGCACCCTGATGCTCTCCGTGGCCAACGAGCGCGTGCAGCGCAAGGGCTTGCCCACGCCATGGCATCCCGCGGCACAGGAAGAGCATGGATCAGCCAGGGCTGGTGGAGACTACGTGGTCTTTCGCATGCATGACGAGGGAATGGGCATGTCGGAGGACGTCCAGGCACGCATCTTCGAACCGTTCTTCACCACCAAGGGCCCGAACAAGGGGACCGGCCTGGGCCTGCCGATGGTGAAGAACTTCGTGGAGAACTCGGGCGGCTTCCTGAATGTGAAGTCGGAGCTCGGCGTGGGGACCACCATCTCGATGTACCTGCCGCGCTCCGAACTCATCGCTGCCGACGAGGACAGGCAGCCCGGCACGGTGATCGAGGTGGGCGGCGAATCCCTGCTCATCATCGACGACGACATCGGCGTGCGCAACGCCCTGGCCAATGCGCTCTACGATGTGGGCTACCAGAACATCACCACTGCCTATAACTGCGAGTACGCCATCGAGTTCCTGGGCAATGGCCTGAAGGCCGATGTGATCATCTCCGACGTGAGGATGCCGGGTCGCATGACCACCTCGCAATTTCTCGCCAAGCTGCGGGAAATGAAGAACGATGTCCCGGTCATCTTCGCCACGGGCTACTCGGAAGATGTGGTCATCGAGCAGGGGCTCGTCGATGGTCGCCACCCCGTGCTGTTCAAACCGTTCACGCTGGAAGAGCTGTTCACGCAGATCCGCGATGCGGTGCAGGGCCGCCGGAGAACGGAAGGCTCCTCGCCCCCCGGACAATGA
- a CDS encoding lipocalin-like domain-containing protein, translated as MPMRANAGLRRRDWVAFAAQALVLPSMGAFTGTAANALPARTLSFPRDHASHPELQTEWWYITGHVHAGAADRGIERGTGRELGFQVTFFRSRVAATQQMRSEFAARQLLFAHAAVTDLEAGVQYHDQRMARAGFGIAQASEADCSIRLRDWSLQRHTPDGQHDASAHSTFTTAIRSRDFTLDLTLASTQPLILQGKDGLSRKGPQEDQASYYYSVPQLAVSGELQVKGARHRIEARQGDARGNRAWMDHEWSEALMHPDAVGWDWIGMNLFDGSALTAFRLRRADGSTLWTGGSLRAPGAVQARIFAPGEVRFDPQRRWRSPHSGAHYPVQWQVDTPEGSFAVDALLDDQELDSTGSTGAVYWEGISDLKDRSGTTVGRGYLEMTGYAGGIRLS; from the coding sequence ATGCCGATGCGCGCCAACGCCGGCCTTCGCCGCCGCGACTGGGTGGCGTTCGCCGCGCAGGCCCTCGTGCTTCCATCGATGGGGGCGTTCACCGGAACGGCCGCGAATGCCCTGCCCGCTCGCACCCTCTCGTTCCCACGCGACCACGCGAGCCATCCGGAGTTGCAGACCGAGTGGTGGTACATCACCGGGCATGTGCACGCGGGCGCGGCTGATCGGGGCATTGAGCGGGGCACCGGGCGGGAGCTCGGCTTCCAGGTCACCTTCTTTCGCTCGCGCGTCGCGGCAACGCAGCAGATGCGCTCGGAATTCGCGGCACGCCAGCTCCTCTTCGCGCATGCGGCCGTCACCGACCTGGAAGCCGGTGTGCAATACCACGACCAGCGCATGGCACGTGCCGGCTTCGGCATTGCACAGGCGTCCGAGGCCGATTGCAGCATTCGCCTGCGTGACTGGTCACTGCAGCGGCACACCCCCGATGGCCAGCACGATGCATCCGCCCACAGCACATTCACCACCGCCATCCGTTCGCGCGATTTCACGCTCGACCTGACGCTTGCCAGCACACAGCCGCTGATCCTGCAAGGAAAGGACGGCCTGTCGCGCAAGGGGCCACAGGAAGACCAGGCCAGCTACTACTACAGCGTTCCCCAGCTTGCAGTAAGCGGAGAACTCCAGGTCAAGGGCGCTCGTCATCGCATCGAAGCCCGGCAGGGCGATGCGCGCGGCAACCGCGCATGGATGGATCATGAATGGAGCGAGGCACTCATGCATCCGGACGCCGTGGGCTGGGACTGGATCGGCATGAACCTGTTCGACGGATCGGCGCTCACCGCATTCCGTTTGCGGCGCGCCGACGGCAGCACGCTGTGGACCGGCGGCTCGCTGCGCGCACCGGGTGCCGTGCAGGCCCGGATATTCGCGCCGGGGGAAGTCCGGTTCGATCCCCAGAGGCGCTGGCGCAGCCCGCACAGCGGCGCGCATTACCCGGTGCAATGGCAGGTGGATACGCCGGAAGGCTCCTTCGCCGTCGACGCGTTGCTGGACGACCAGGAACTGGACAGCACGGGATCCACCGGCGCCGTCTACTGGGAGGGCATCAGCGACCTCAAGGACCGATCCGGAACCACGGTAGGCCGTGGTTACCTGGAGATGACGGGGTATGCCGGCGGCATCCGGCTGAGCTGA
- a CDS encoding PLP-dependent cysteine synthase family protein, whose product MHSTHPASPPTSGPWLHSAIARIEADYQRSADTHLIPLPLPSFADHGIDLYLKDESTHPSGSLKHRLARSLFLYALCNGWIREGSTVVEASSGSTAVSEAYFARLLGLPFVAVMPRTTSAEKIALIEFYGGRCHFVDKAGEVYGAAREVAAQTGGHYMDQFTYAERATDWRGNNNIAESMFTQMQRERHPVPSWIVVGAGTGGTSATIGRYVRFQQHATQLCVADPAGSVFAQYHRTGDDTLTAPGSRIEGIGRPRVEPSFIRTLVDRMEEVADTDSIAAMRALSALLGRRVGPSTGTNFIAMLRLACEMRAAGEQGSILSLLCDSGERYLPTYFNDEWVMNCMGECQSAGERLRTQLT is encoded by the coding sequence ATGCATTCCACCCACCCAGCAAGCCCCCCCACATCCGGCCCCTGGCTGCACAGCGCCATCGCCCGCATCGAGGCCGACTACCAGCGCAGTGCCGACACGCACCTGATACCACTGCCCCTGCCGTCCTTTGCCGACCATGGCATCGATCTCTATCTCAAGGACGAATCCACCCATCCAAGCGGCAGCCTCAAGCACCGGCTGGCACGCTCATTGTTCCTGTATGCGCTGTGCAATGGCTGGATCCGCGAAGGCTCGACCGTGGTCGAGGCCTCGAGCGGGTCGACCGCGGTGAGCGAGGCCTACTTCGCGCGGCTGCTGGGCCTGCCCTTCGTCGCGGTGATGCCGCGCACCACGTCGGCGGAGAAGATCGCGCTGATCGAGTTCTATGGCGGCCGTTGCCACTTCGTCGACAAGGCCGGCGAGGTGTATGGCGCTGCGCGTGAAGTGGCCGCGCAGACCGGCGGCCACTACATGGACCAGTTCACCTACGCGGAACGTGCGACCGACTGGCGCGGCAACAACAACATTGCCGAGAGCATGTTCACGCAGATGCAGCGCGAGCGCCACCCCGTTCCATCGTGGATCGTCGTGGGCGCCGGCACGGGCGGCACGAGCGCGACGATCGGCCGTTATGTACGCTTCCAGCAGCACGCCACGCAGCTGTGCGTGGCGGACCCGGCGGGCTCGGTGTTTGCGCAGTACCACCGGACAGGCGACGACACGCTCACCGCACCCGGCTCGCGCATCGAAGGCATCGGCCGTCCGCGCGTGGAACCCAGCTTCATCCGTACGCTGGTCGACCGCATGGAAGAGGTGGCCGACACCGATTCGATCGCCGCCATGCGTGCGCTCTCTGCCCTGCTCGGCCGGCGCGTGGGTCCCTCCACCGGCACGAACTTCATTGCGATGCTTCGGCTGGCCTGCGAGATGCGCGCGGCTGGTGAGCAGGGATCCATTCTTTCGCTGCTCTGTGATTCCGGCGAGCGTTATCTGCCCACCTATTTCAACGACGAATGGGTCATGAACTGCATGGGTGAATGCCAGTCCGCGGGCGAGCGCCTGCGCACGCAGCTCACCTGA
- a CDS encoding ABC transporter permease, which produces MLSLLRTISWQSMRHHPWRTLAAVAAVMLGVALGLSVQLINASAQSEFSRAVRTVQGQPDLALSASHGMLPASLFAEAGTRADVALAIPWLEASVLVRNAGGQEKPVAVRLLGTDTLGVAALAPAMMPRVARGADRLAIIAPDTLFLNASAIEALGLTEDTLPDARMQIAIASGRHEVRVQGTIAAPGAPTAVMDIGAAQDLLQRHGELSRIDLQLQDGSDIDTVRRALQRGSVLASVPGDSTQRVDNLSRAYRVNLTVLALVALFTGAFLVYSVLALSVAQRAPQLALLAVLGVTPRQRLALVLAEAGIIGVVGSAAGVALGSLLAALALRLLGGDLGGGYFAGVQPELQWNAVTAGIYGALGLAAACVGGWWPARQAQALPPAQTLKGLGAMARTPHRPWPALALLLASALLALVPPVAGLPIAAYVAVGCLLVGGIALLPWVVQSLLKAVLPLSRGHALAMLALERPHRMRGVAAVAVGGVVASLSLAVALTVMVTSFRTSVSQWLETVVPAPLYVRAAGLPAGDDAVIFGPGQMMAISRLPDIERLQAQRVSSLRLSATQAAITLIARPLGTDPEQVLPMVATPEKISPDTPSQGIPVYVSEAIEALYGVHQGSEWPALANAMKADGQPPPRFVVAGIWRDYVRQFGAVAIDSADYAHLTGDARTSDLAIWPRPDADLARLQQQITATMPQAALEFTTSGAIRARSLAIFDRTFAVTYWLQMVAIGIGLFGVAASFSAQVLARRKEFGLLAHLGFTRAQILGVVAAEGAAWTTVGAVAGTGLGVAVAAVLIHVVNPQSFHWTMDLRLPWPRLALLASALVASGTLTAWIAGRAAAGRSAILAVKEDW; this is translated from the coding sequence ATGCTGTCGCTGCTGCGCACCATCTCGTGGCAGAGCATGCGCCATCATCCATGGCGCACCCTGGCAGCCGTGGCGGCTGTCATGCTGGGCGTGGCCCTGGGGCTGTCGGTCCAGCTGATCAATGCATCGGCGCAGAGCGAGTTCTCACGCGCGGTGCGCACCGTGCAGGGGCAGCCCGATCTTGCGCTGAGCGCCTCCCACGGCATGCTGCCGGCCTCTCTCTTCGCCGAGGCCGGCACCCGTGCGGATGTGGCGCTGGCGATCCCGTGGCTCGAGGCCAGCGTGTTGGTGAGGAATGCGGGCGGGCAGGAAAAACCTGTCGCCGTGCGGCTGCTTGGCACCGACACGCTTGGTGTCGCGGCACTCGCGCCTGCCATGATGCCGCGTGTGGCCCGAGGAGCAGACCGGCTTGCCATCATCGCGCCCGACACGCTGTTCCTGAATGCCTCGGCCATCGAGGCACTCGGACTGACGGAGGACACGCTGCCGGACGCACGCATGCAGATCGCGATCGCAAGTGGCCGACACGAGGTGCGGGTGCAGGGCACGATCGCCGCGCCCGGGGCACCAACGGCGGTGATGGATATCGGCGCCGCGCAGGATCTCCTGCAACGCCATGGCGAACTCAGCCGCATCGACCTGCAACTGCAGGACGGCTCGGACATCGACACGGTGCGCCGTGCGCTGCAGCGCGGCTCCGTGCTCGCCAGCGTACCGGGTGACTCGACGCAGCGGGTGGACAACCTCTCGCGCGCCTATCGCGTGAACCTCACCGTGCTCGCTCTGGTGGCGCTCTTCACCGGCGCATTCCTGGTCTACTCCGTGCTCGCACTCAGCGTGGCACAGCGTGCGCCGCAACTGGCCCTCCTGGCGGTGTTGGGCGTCACGCCCCGGCAGCGGCTCGCCCTTGTGCTGGCCGAGGCCGGGATCATCGGCGTCGTCGGCAGCGCAGCAGGCGTGGCGCTGGGCTCGCTGCTGGCGGCCCTGGCCCTTCGGCTGCTGGGAGGCGATCTGGGCGGCGGGTACTTCGCGGGGGTCCAACCCGAACTGCAGTGGAATGCCGTGACCGCGGGAATCTATGGCGCACTCGGTCTCGCCGCTGCCTGCGTCGGCGGATGGTGGCCCGCCCGCCAGGCACAGGCCCTGCCGCCCGCGCAGACGCTCAAGGGACTTGGTGCGATGGCACGCACGCCGCATCGACCCTGGCCGGCTCTGGCCCTGCTGCTGGCCAGCGCCCTGCTGGCGCTGGTTCCACCCGTCGCGGGGCTGCCGATCGCAGCCTATGTCGCCGTGGGATGCCTGCTGGTCGGCGGCATCGCCCTGCTGCCGTGGGTCGTTCAAAGCCTGCTGAAGGCCGTATTGCCTCTGTCTCGCGGCCATGCGCTTGCCATGCTCGCGCTCGAGCGCCCGCATCGCATGCGCGGCGTGGCGGCGGTCGCGGTCGGAGGGGTGGTCGCCAGCCTGAGCCTCGCGGTGGCGCTCACCGTGATGGTGACAAGCTTCCGCACATCGGTGAGCCAGTGGCTGGAGACCGTCGTGCCCGCACCGCTGTACGTGCGCGCCGCAGGCCTGCCCGCAGGTGACGATGCGGTCATCTTCGGTCCGGGCCAGATGATGGCGATCTCCCGCCTGCCGGATATCGAGCGCCTGCAGGCTCAGCGCGTGAGCAGCCTGCGCCTGAGCGCCACGCAGGCCGCGATCACGCTGATCGCGCGCCCCCTGGGCACCGACCCGGAGCAGGTCCTGCCCATGGTCGCCACGCCAGAGAAGATATCGCCCGACACTCCGTCGCAGGGCATTCCTGTCTACGTCAGCGAAGCGATCGAGGCACTGTACGGCGTGCACCAGGGAAGCGAGTGGCCCGCTCTTGCCAATGCCATGAAGGCCGATGGACAACCACCGCCCCGCTTTGTCGTGGCCGGCATCTGGCGCGACTATGTCCGGCAATTTGGCGCCGTTGCGATCGACAGCGCGGACTATGCACACCTTACCGGCGATGCGCGCACCAGCGACCTCGCGATCTGGCCGCGCCCCGATGCCGATCTCGCGCGGCTGCAGCAGCAGATCACGGCCACCATGCCCCAGGCGGCGCTCGAGTTCACCACCTCGGGGGCCATACGGGCACGCTCGCTCGCCATCTTCGATCGCACCTTCGCGGTGACCTACTGGCTGCAGATGGTCGCCATCGGCATCGGGCTGTTCGGTGTGGCGGCCAGCTTCAGCGCGCAGGTTCTGGCGCGCCGCAAGGAGTTCGGATTGCTGGCCCATCTCGGCTTCACGCGGGCGCAGATCCTGGGGGTTGTCGCAGCCGAAGGCGCGGCGTGGACGACCGTGGGCGCCGTGGCCGGAACCGGCCTGGGCGTGGCCGTGGCGGCCGTGCTGATCCATGTGGTCAATCCCCAGAGTTTCCACTGGACGATGGACCTGCGGCTGCCGTGGCCGCGCCTTGCCCTGCTCGCATCCGCACTCGTGGCTTCGGGCACGCTGACCGCCTGGATTGCCGGCCGCGCGGCGGCAGGCCGGTCTGCGATACTCGCCGTCAAGGAAGACTGGTGA
- a CDS encoding ABC transporter ATP-binding protein, which yields MPPLMRLRGLTRRYGESVVFGDVDLDVHPGEFIAVIGDSGVGKSTLLNCMAGLDHWDAGTVVHEGADLGAMDDRARAIWRRSHVGFVFQAFHVLPHLDVAQNVALPLVLLGQRDDGRVEKMLASVGLGGMGARLPQELSGGQLQRVAIARALIHRPPLLLADEPTGNLDPDTAARIMDLLIAQTREHHAALVLVTHAHSAAARADRTLRLTAGGMVNEPAAG from the coding sequence ATGCCTCCCTTGATGCGGTTGCGCGGGCTCACACGCCGCTATGGCGAGTCGGTCGTGTTCGGCGATGTCGATCTCGATGTGCACCCCGGCGAGTTCATCGCCGTGATCGGTGACTCCGGCGTCGGCAAGTCCACGCTGCTCAACTGCATGGCGGGACTGGACCACTGGGATGCGGGCACCGTCGTGCACGAGGGCGCCGACCTTGGGGCCATGGACGATCGCGCGCGTGCCATCTGGCGGCGCAGCCATGTGGGGTTCGTGTTCCAGGCCTTTCACGTACTACCCCATCTCGACGTCGCGCAGAACGTGGCCCTCCCACTGGTGCTGCTGGGCCAGCGCGACGATGGGCGCGTCGAGAAGATGCTGGCCTCCGTCGGACTGGGCGGCATGGGGGCACGACTGCCGCAGGAGCTGTCGGGCGGCCAACTGCAGCGCGTGGCGATTGCACGCGCGCTGATTCACCGCCCTCCCCTGCTGCTGGCGGATGAACCCACGGGCAACCTCGATCCCGACACGGCTGCGCGCATCATGGACCTGCTGATCGCCCAGACGCGCGAGCATCACGCCGCCCTGGTGCTCGTCACCCATGCGCACAGTGCCGCCGCGCGTGCCGACAGGACACTGCGCCTCACGGCCGGCGGCATGGTCAACGAGCCAGCGGCGGGCTGA
- the miaA gene encoding tRNA (adenosine(37)-N6)-dimethylallyltransferase MiaA encodes MTDPLPPSCIAIAGPTASGKTAAALELAHRLAGHMPVEIISVDSALVYRGMDIGTAKPTRDELAQVPHHLIDILDPLAAYSAAEFVADATRLIAEIRTRGALPVLVGGTMLYFKALIDGIDDMPAADMQVRERLDAQAAAIGWPAMHAELAKVDPVTATRLAPGDSQRIQRALEVWHVSGQPLSSFHSRQSNRSSHGPLAPDALYSLEPDDRAWLHERIAQRFHLMLSQGFLEEVKALRARGDLNPELPSMRCVGYRQAWESLDGTQPMATLAERGIAATRQLAKRQITWLRSMPLRHVVACDRPGATHTLVQAIVARVGPAGAFR; translated from the coding sequence ATGACCGATCCGCTCCCTCCGTCCTGCATTGCCATCGCCGGACCCACCGCTTCCGGCAAGACCGCCGCGGCGCTGGAACTGGCGCACAGACTTGCCGGCCACATGCCGGTGGAAATCATCAGCGTGGACTCCGCGCTGGTCTATCGCGGCATGGACATCGGCACCGCCAAGCCCACTCGCGATGAATTGGCGCAGGTGCCGCACCACCTCATCGACATCCTCGACCCGCTTGCCGCCTACAGCGCCGCCGAGTTCGTGGCAGACGCCACACGGCTGATCGCGGAAATCCGGACGCGTGGTGCGCTGCCCGTGCTGGTGGGAGGCACCATGCTGTATTTCAAGGCGCTGATCGACGGCATCGACGACATGCCGGCCGCCGACATGCAGGTGCGCGAGAGACTGGACGCGCAGGCCGCGGCCATCGGCTGGCCCGCAATGCACGCCGAGCTCGCGAAGGTCGATCCCGTCACCGCTACGCGGCTGGCGCCCGGCGACAGCCAGCGCATCCAGCGCGCGCTCGAGGTCTGGCACGTTTCCGGCCAGCCCCTGTCGAGCTTTCATTCGCGCCAGTCCAACCGGTCCAGCCACGGCCCGCTCGCGCCCGATGCGCTGTATTCGCTCGAACCCGACGACCGGGCCTGGCTGCACGAGCGCATTGCCCAGCGTTTCCACCTCATGCTCTCACAGGGCTTTCTTGAGGAGGTGAAGGCTCTGCGCGCGCGCGGCGACCTGAATCCCGAGCTGCCGTCGATGCGCTGCGTCGGTTATCGCCAGGCATGGGAATCCCTGGACGGCACGCAGCCGATGGCCACGCTCGCCGAACGCGGCATCGCGGCCACCCGCCAGCTCGCCAAGCGCCAGATCACCTGGCTGCGCAGCATGCCCCTGCGCCATGTCGTCGCATGCGACCGGCCGGGAGCGACGCACACGCTGGTACAGGCCATCGTCGCACGCGTGGGTCCCGCCGGAGCCTTCCGTTGA
- a CDS encoding HIT family protein, whose protein sequence is MPNFVDTSPPGQCIFCRLVAREIPAAIVHEDELTITFMDIGQVNPGHMLVATRRHAANLFELTEEEAGAVMRTSRRMALAAQAAFPSAGLTLLQANGAAGGQTVGHFHIHVVPRHEGDGIELTWPRKEPPATVLADYAARLKAAAADLADADTP, encoded by the coding sequence ATGCCGAACTTCGTAGACACGTCCCCGCCCGGCCAGTGCATCTTCTGCCGGCTTGTCGCCCGCGAGATTCCCGCGGCCATCGTGCACGAGGACGAGTTGACCATCACCTTCATGGACATCGGCCAGGTCAATCCCGGCCATATGCTGGTGGCCACGCGGCGCCACGCCGCCAATCTGTTCGAGCTGACCGAAGAGGAAGCCGGCGCCGTCATGCGAACCAGCCGCCGCATGGCGCTCGCGGCGCAGGCGGCGTTCCCTTCCGCCGGGCTGACGCTGCTGCAGGCCAATGGCGCTGCCGGTGGGCAGACCGTGGGGCACTTCCACATCCATGTCGTGCCCCGGCACGAAGGCGACGGCATCGAACTCACCTGGCCACGCAAGGAGCCGCCCGCCACCGTGCTCGCCGATTATGCGGCGCGGCTGAAGGCTGCTGCGGCGGATCTGGCGGATGCCGACACGCCATGA